A window of Apium graveolens cultivar Ventura chromosome 8, ASM990537v1, whole genome shotgun sequence contains these coding sequences:
- the LOC141679129 gene encoding DEAD-box ATP-dependent RNA helicase 58, chloroplastic isoform X2: protein MQVTKVARTLAAKSGEPGTEQKPCTVMALLDGGTLRRHKSWLKAEPPTILVATMGSLSQMLDKNILKLESIRVLVIDEVDFMFNSSKQISAVRKLLNLYSANSRQTIFASASVPQHNRFLYDCIQQKWTKSDVVHVHVNPIEPMPSCLHHRFVICDKNERHTTLLSLVQSDAPQSAIIFVGEQSEKSKKAGNAPPITTLIDLLKSSLAGCSDILLLDEDVNFNSRAVSLSEMRQGGGYLLVSTDIAARGVDLPETTHIYNFDLPKDAVSYLHRAGRTGRKPFSDNKCIVTSILTSEEQFVLRRYENELMFRCEELFL from the exons ATGCAG GTTACAAAAGTTGCTCGTACTCTGGCCGCAAAAAGTGGGGAGCCTGGAACTGAACAGAAACCTTGCACAGTTATGGCTCTTCTTGATGGAGGAACTTTGAGAAGGCACAAGAGTTGGTTGAAG GCAGAGCCCCCTACAATACTAGTTGCAACAATGGGGAGCTTGAGCCAGATGCTGGATAAGAACATTTTAAAGTTAGAATCTATCCGGGTTCTAGTAATCGACGAG GTCGATTTCATGTTTAATTCTTCAAAACAAATCAGTGCTGTTCGAAAGCTGCTAAATCTGTACTCCGCAAACAGTCGTCAAACTATTTTTGCTAGTGCATCAGTTCCCCAGCATAATCGATTCTTGTATGATTGTATACAGCAAAAATGGACCAAG TCTGATGTTGTACATGTGCATGTAAATCCCATTGAGCCAATGCCGTCATGCTTGCATCACAGATTTGTG ATATGTGACAAAAATGAAAGGCACACAACCTTACTCTCGCTGGTTCAGTCTGACGCACCTCAGTCTGCCATTATATTTGTCGGTGAGCAG TCCGAGAAGTCAAAAAAGGCTGGAAATGCTCCACCCATAACCACTTTAATTGACCTTCTGAAGAGTTCACTTGCTGGATGTTCAGACATTCTTCTTTTGGACGAGGATGTAAATTTTAACTCACGAGCAGTGTCATTATCG GAAATGAGACAAGGTGGCGGTTATCTTCTGGTGTCTACAGATATAGCAGCTAGAGGAGTTGACTTGCCAGAAACAACCCATATATACAACTTTGATCTGCCAAAAGATGCTGTAAGTTATCTCCATCGAGCTGGAAGGACTGGTAGAAAACCTTTTTCCGATAACAAATGTATTGTTACAAGCATTTTAACTTCTGAAGAGCAATTTGTGTTGCGGAGATACGAAAATGAGCTAATGTTTCGGTGCG
- the LOC141679129 gene encoding DEAD-box ATP-dependent RNA helicase 58, chloroplastic isoform X1 — MAICLHGTHLHYLSSITNQNPNFPSPIPRRSISFIHNRSIKTSYSLSARFSIRASLLSADVVTEQTHKPSLRDLCQGHVPEHVLRRAEDVGYVLPTDVQEQALPILFSGRDCILHSQTGSGKTLAYLLLIFSVLSTRRSTVQALIIVPTRELGMQVTKVARTLAAKSGEPGTEQKPCTVMALLDGGTLRRHKSWLKAEPPTILVATMGSLSQMLDKNILKLESIRVLVIDEVDFMFNSSKQISAVRKLLNLYSANSRQTIFASASVPQHNRFLYDCIQQKWTKSDVVHVHVNPIEPMPSCLHHRFVICDKNERHTTLLSLVQSDAPQSAIIFVGEQSEKSKKAGNAPPITTLIDLLKSSLAGCSDILLLDEDVNFNSRAVSLSEMRQGGGYLLVSTDIAARGVDLPETTHIYNFDLPKDAVSYLHRAGRTGRKPFSDNKCIVTSILTSEEQFVLRRYENELMFRCEELFL; from the exons ATGGCTATTTGTCTCCATGGCACTCACCTTCATTATCTCTCTTCAATCACAAATCAAAATCCTAACTTTCCCTCACCAATCCCGAGGCGTTCTATTTCGTTCATTCACAACCGTTCGATCAAAACCAGTTACTCATTATCTGCACGTTTTTCGATACGAGCGTCTCTCTTATCGGCTGATGTTGTAACTGAACAGACACACAAGCCTTCTCTCCGCGACCTCTGCCAAGGTCACGTGCCGGAACACGTGCTGCGCAG GGCTGAAGATGTTGGATATGTTTTACCTACGGATGTCCAGGAGCAGGCGCTGCCTATCCTCTTTTCTGGCCGGGATTGTATACTCCATTCACAG ACAGGATCAGGAAAAACCCTGGCATAtctgttattgatattctcaGTTTTAAGCACTCGGAGGTCAACTGTGCAAGCACTGATTATTGTGCCCACCAGGGAGCTTGGCATGCAG GTTACAAAAGTTGCTCGTACTCTGGCCGCAAAAAGTGGGGAGCCTGGAACTGAACAGAAACCTTGCACAGTTATGGCTCTTCTTGATGGAGGAACTTTGAGAAGGCACAAGAGTTGGTTGAAG GCAGAGCCCCCTACAATACTAGTTGCAACAATGGGGAGCTTGAGCCAGATGCTGGATAAGAACATTTTAAAGTTAGAATCTATCCGGGTTCTAGTAATCGACGAG GTCGATTTCATGTTTAATTCTTCAAAACAAATCAGTGCTGTTCGAAAGCTGCTAAATCTGTACTCCGCAAACAGTCGTCAAACTATTTTTGCTAGTGCATCAGTTCCCCAGCATAATCGATTCTTGTATGATTGTATACAGCAAAAATGGACCAAG TCTGATGTTGTACATGTGCATGTAAATCCCATTGAGCCAATGCCGTCATGCTTGCATCACAGATTTGTG ATATGTGACAAAAATGAAAGGCACACAACCTTACTCTCGCTGGTTCAGTCTGACGCACCTCAGTCTGCCATTATATTTGTCGGTGAGCAG TCCGAGAAGTCAAAAAAGGCTGGAAATGCTCCACCCATAACCACTTTAATTGACCTTCTGAAGAGTTCACTTGCTGGATGTTCAGACATTCTTCTTTTGGACGAGGATGTAAATTTTAACTCACGAGCAGTGTCATTATCG GAAATGAGACAAGGTGGCGGTTATCTTCTGGTGTCTACAGATATAGCAGCTAGAGGAGTTGACTTGCCAGAAACAACCCATATATACAACTTTGATCTGCCAAAAGATGCTGTAAGTTATCTCCATCGAGCTGGAAGGACTGGTAGAAAACCTTTTTCCGATAACAAATGTATTGTTACAAGCATTTTAACTTCTGAAGAGCAATTTGTGTTGCGGAGATACGAAAATGAGCTAATGTTTCGGTGCG